In Xyrauchen texanus isolate HMW12.3.18 chromosome 23, RBS_HiC_50CHRs, whole genome shotgun sequence, a genomic segment contains:
- the LOC127663391 gene encoding uncharacterized protein LOC127663391 gives MAENPVSDNQTLLESMLQRLWLNTQINISSHADVQTCSSPVEYNAETVEDSSKGTSLQFGFSSSNKEQNRHSSIRNKLENPWTQQSAHFGGMQAPFGNQPPKRIKIISSKPKRSPLIWGEHNDFTTEKSNDAISGVGEEEMPRHKKWKQFSLEGETKGVSSVPPLYKTEPYQNSLELLAPTSATSTLVLDKPEVKGQRGICKWDVGKDKSEGTNIFEESGKTTKTSKKWGEAKRWAQKVKERWRERHRNTETRQRDDEKRQVQNVVQSNLAPISVPTGVNNTTTAVTEDPDIHNEPNITGLDESALCSFSHISENNFSFVTSNLIFNGTEWAQYNFSKQEDPSQDSSSNIAQSCIAEWNGKRNQSAQPEMLLPESFTQNPAFNMHVYDEMEISGDSFLPSDAHDLTANQSQMYDLFTNQLQTTNQSFNKSQNSEQTSEQSQFSHQPSYESTANERSVPHLISIQQSRSQPQVYNPSHNQPQGGKEDFIPILDLSYVKPINSSSITSHISLGRKREHWTKRRNPFDATSQDMKDEDHTNSFMATYSSNSTHSNSPKTSLQNSEDSDFSKTMETVVKKRRMEDPRCVRFAEEVVIFPPSFISEDDNDCLEDDCPVESTPRSSFPKWIRSLKPKPTRKHKF, from the exons ATGGCAGAGAACCCTGTCTCAGACAATCAAACCTTGCTGGAATCTATGCTTCAAAGATTATGGCTAAACACTCAAATAAACATTAGCTCACACGCTGATGTACAAACATGCAGTTCGCCTGTTGAGTATAACGCTGAAACAGTGGAGGATTCATCCAAAGGAACATCTTTACAGTTTGGATTTTCCTCCAGCAACAAAGAGCAAAACAGACACTCCTCCATTCGGAATAAGTTGGAGAATCCATGGACTCAGCAATCAGCACATTTTGGGGGTATGCAGGCCCCTTTTGGTAATCAACCTCCCAAAAGGATCAAGATAATCTCTTCTAAACCTAAACGTTCACCATTAATTTGGGGAGAACACAATGACTTTACAACCGAAAAGAGTAATGATGCCATTTCTGGTGTTGGAGAAGAAGAGATGCCCAGACACAAGAAGTGGAAACAATTTTCTCTGGAAGGGGAGACTAAAGGTGTCTCAAGTGTGCCACCTTTATACAAAACAGAGCCCTACCAAAACTCCCTTGAACTTTTAGCCCCGACATCAGCAACATCAACTTTAGTGTTGGATAAACCAGAGGTCAAGGGTCAAAGGGGCATATGTAAATGGGATGTTGGGAAGGACAAAAGTGAAGGTACCAACATTTTTGAGGAATCAGGGAAAACTACAAAGACAAGTAAGAAGTGGGGGGAGGCTAAAAGATGGGCCCAGAAGGTAaaggagagatggagagaaagacaTAGAAACACAGAGACCAGACAAAGAGATGATGAGAAAAGACAAGTACAGAATGTAGTACAA AGTAATCTTGCTCCAATATCGGTTCCTACTGGTGTGAACAACACAACTACAGCAGTCACTGAGGATCCAGATATTCACAATGAACCTAACATCACAGGATTGGATGAATCCGCCCTCTGTTCTTTCAGCCACATAAG TGAAAATAATTTCTCCTTTGTCACTTCTAATTTGATCTTCAATGGAACGGAGTGGGCTCAGTATAACTTCAGCAAACAGGAGGACCCATCACAGGATTCATCAAGTAATATTGCCCAATCATGTATAGCAGAATGGAATGGCAAAAGGAATCAATCAGCTCAACCAGAAATGTTGCTCCCTGAGAGCTTTACACAAAACCCGGCCTTCAATATGCATGTTTACGACGAAATGGAGATTTCTGGAGACAGTTTTCTTCCTTCAGATGCTCATGATCTCACTGCAAATCAATCACAAATGTATGATTTATTTACAAACCAGTTACAAACCACCAATCAGAGCTTCAACAAGTCTCAAAACAGTGAGCAAACAAGTGAACAATCACAGTTTTCTCACCAACCCTCATACGAATCAACGGCAAATGAGCGTAGTGTTCCGCATTTGATAAGTATTCAACAAAGTCGGTCCCAACCACAAGTGTACAACCCCAGCCATAACCAGCCCCAAGGTGGGAAAGAAGATTTCATCCCTATTTTGGACTTGTCATATGTTAAG CCAATAAACAGTTCCTCTATAACATCACACATATCGCTGGGTCGTAAAAGAGAGCACTGGACTAAAAGAAGAAATCCATTTGATGCCACAAGTCAAGACATGAAGGACGAGGACCACACAAACTCTTTTATGGCCACCTACTCTTCAAACTCCACCCACAGCAACTCACCCAAGACTTCTCTCCAGAACTCTGAAGATTCAGATTTTTCCAAAACTATGGAGACAGTGGTTAAAAAG AGGAGAATGGAAGATCCTCGTTGTGTTCGATTCGCTGAAGAGGTGGTCATCTTTCCACCTAGCTTCATCTCTGAGGATGACAATGATTGTTTAGAAGATGATTGTCCAGTGGAATCTACTCCCCGCTCCTCTTTTCCTAAGTGGATTAGGTCTTTAAAACCCAAACCGActagaaaacacaaattttaa